The Anomaloglossus baeobatrachus isolate aAnoBae1 chromosome 5, aAnoBae1.hap1, whole genome shotgun sequence genome includes the window aactttggtttaccagtgcctctgagtgtgaattaaatcgagagtacaccagtgccattcgggcatgacactgcaccgcagcacagcaccctgcaccccgacaataaCACTGTCGCCAGTCCCCCAtgggccccaggacacaccgcccctacccacggaggggctaacatctaggctgcggccgccacACCGATGCCGGACGAGCCCACTTcactccagctgcagcggtggtgcatcccatcaccacgacccgtgggcggcgtcacgaCCCCttcgacgacaacgcggcccccggctgcgcgcctcgtcccacaccaccaccccactgcctccccttaccagagcgacgtggcccccagtccggaggtgctcgtgccaccgacaacccgagcccggacctcgagcggctcggcccgagccgcggagagcggccgggcccctctcagggcggtacacctcTCAGCTATAAGCTGAGAGGTATTTCCGGGTGGGGATACACTGGCTCTTTAAAAATAGGTACATGGCGTGTTTCATTCCTTGGAGACAGCGGCAGAGACCGGACACGGAAGCCACCAATGGGCAGCCAGTAGGGTAAGGGTGTCTGTGTCCCTGCCGGTgaaagggggcaggacagtgcagggacaccAGTACCAGAATTACAGTACCCCCACCCCCCTTACTTCCCCCTTTTGCAGGCCTAAAAGCCATTTCTTCAGGAGAAGAGGTGCATTAATGggctcccatgacctctcctcaggactaAATCTCATCCAATGAACCAAAAGGAGGGTTTTACCTTTcatctttgtcatggctaggatgcCTTTTGCCTCAAATACGTCTTACACACTGACCGGTGAAGGCAGGGCACCAGGATTTCTGAAGCAGAGGCCCATAACGAGAGGCTTGAGCAGAGACATATGGAAGGAGTTGCGGATCTGCAAGAAGGCCAGAAGCTTCAGCTTATAGGACACGGCGTTAATCTTTTGAAGCACCTTGAAGGGACTAATAAGACAGGGACCCAATTTGTAGGAAGGCATCTTGAGGAAGACATATCTAGAAGAGAGCCACATCTTATCTCTGGGAAGGGATGTAGGAAGATCCATCTCTTATCCGCATGCCTTTTCATCCTGATgaaggactgctccagggaggttTTGGTCTCCAACAAGACTACGGAGAACCCCTTGACAAAAACATTGGCCGCAGGGATGCCGGAACTGATAGCCATAGGAAGAAGGATTTTGGGCTGTTGTCAATATACTATGAGTAATGGAGGGTTAGCCAAAGACTCACATGATTATTATGAAAGAACTCCGCCAATGGTGGAAGATTGACCCAATCGCTGTGGTGTTCGTTAATGAAGTGCCACAGAAAATGTCAGGACGTGGTTGACCTGTTCCACTTGGCTGTTAGACTGTGGATGGTAGGCCAATGAGAAGTCCAAAGTGACATCCATCAGCTTACAGGTAGCCTTCCAGAACCGAGATGTGAATTAGACGCCTCAATTGGACACAATGTGTAGATGAAATGCTCAGAGAACACAGAAGAAGACCTGACCACTGTGTGAAGTAGGTGATTTTAGAGAACCTGTCTACTACTGTTCAGATGATGGAGCAACCAGAGGAcaccggcaggttggtgatgaagtCCATATGTGTTGCCAAGGAGCGGACATCACAGGTAGAGGTAGTAGTCGCCCAGCCAGAAGCTGTCTTCCAACAGAGTTGTCTTCTAACTGGCATGACCAGCCAGCTAAGGAGTGACCCCACTGCAACACACTTCCTGTCTGCCGCCGCCACAAACTTCTTCCCGGGTGGTACCGGACACACGCTAACTGGACCTACCGTGAGCATCTTGAAGGGCTTAATAATATGTTGAGGCTCTTCCTCATGATCGGCCAACAAAAAGGTCCTGGATAGTGCATCCACCATGATGCTCTTTTCTGCCTGACGGAAATGTAGAACAAAGCCAAAGTGGGCAAAGAGCACTGGGCTTGGCACAGATTCAAACTCTAAGCCGATTTTAGGTAGGCCACGTTTTTGTGGTCAGTGTAGATGACAACAGGATGCACAGCTCCAGTGCCTTGTTGATTGCCAACAATTCTTAGTCGCCAATCTAGTAGTTGTGCTCAGGAGCAGAAAAAGCAGCAGGTTACCCCCTTGCCAGAAGCAGACTTCAGCATGAGGATCGCTCCGGACCCGGAGGATGAAGCATCCACTTCCAAGAAGAACTGCCTGTTAGTCTCTGGTCTTTGCAGCTCTGGCACCGATGAGAAGGCACACTTGAGGGCAATAATTGCACTCCCTACTTCAGAAGTCCGCATCTTGGGATTCACCACTTTGCAGGTCATGGCCGTGACAGGGAGAATATGAAACGACAATTGCTAAATTAATTGGTGGTAATAATTGGCGAAATCCAGTAACCGCTGAATCAACTTCACTCCATCAGGATGAGGTCACTTCACAACCGCCGACACCTTCTCTGGATCTGGTGTCCAGATAGACCACTTAGTAAATCAGGTGCTGCCATAGGATACGGACGGATATAGATAAGGACAGAGAGGACTTGCTGTCACCTAGGGTACCCTCTCCTAGAGACCCTAGGCTTGGAAGTTTCACGACTTCAAAAGGACAGAAACAGATCTGGTGAGTAAGATCTCCGTAGTAGAAGCATCCCTCTGTGGTGCCAAGGATGCTCGAATCAGTTCATTGAATACCTTGCCATCCCCCCTTCCCGCCTGGAAAGTTTGCTGGTCCAAGACAAAAGGATCACTTCTCTCCCATAATGGATTGATCTAAGCAAGGTCATGTGTGACATTATAAAGGCCACTTTAGCCCGGTCTGAGACAAACTGATGAGACAAAATTTCGAAGTGCACTGATTTATAACTCCCCTGCATTGCCTGGGATTGCCATCAAACCACAGAGGAGGAGACAGATGAGGACCGAAGCTTTGATCTGGATTTGCTGCCCAGGTGGTGACAACAGCCAGGACAAGATCGGGTGTAGACATTAGTGTCATGGCTTGCAAGTGGTTGTTCACTGACTGCAAGTAGGTCAGGATTTGGTCTTGTTGTTCCCGTTGACTAACCGTCTCTTGCTGCATACCTGTGAGCTGAGGAGTTCTGTAGCCAACGGAAACCCTGGCCTTTGCAAACTTTTATTCTTGTGGGTGCAAGTGGGAGGGGTCTCACTGGGCCGCAGCACTGTCTCAACCAGGAGGGGCATAACTAAGTGACTTCCTCgggttcactagagcctctgatggtgaagatAGGCTTGTATTAGAATGTATCTGCTAAATGCCAAAAAGGGAGTCTTGGTACTGTGACAGCTGACCCATGGGGTCGGAAATTTGATACTGACAGTCACTAACGTGATCGTGTGCAGACCAGATGTCTGGTGTAAACAGGTGCAGCGGATATGTGCTGATACAACAGGTTCAGTAGATATAGTTGGCACAGCTGGTATAGGTAGATGCAACATCTACAGTGGGCACAGTGGATACTAGGATACAGACACTTGTTAGCACAAACAGCATAAGACTCAGAACGGGAACTGACAACTAGCAATGCGACTCTAAGGATAGACCATGCTGCCTAGGCACCTGTCATAGGTGGAGGATGCCTTAggatacctagtgcctctcagccataggttgtGAGATTCTTTCGGGTTAGGGCACGCTCTCCCTTTAAGATTATGTGAGCACACTCCCAGGATATCTGCACCGGGAAAAGGGTGCATTACAGAGCGGGGATGCCAGTAACTGCGTAACAAGCTATTTTAGAAAATTGTATCCTTAAGTTTGTATGttaatgaaaatattttttatttttggcagatgactgtaccagaagATTAGAGGCACagctgacatcttcaatttttaaatccTATGACCTTGCTGTTATACAAGATATAACTGAAATGAATGCCGctattccagatataccatcatcccttcacagcaaagatctatcatctgcttTGATTAAGCAAGTCTTAACTTCTGAgtcatcacagactattaagaaaaataaatgtcaCAAAAACGGCATTAAAAATCTAAGTGCCCTTAcagcaaagaagccattttcagCTTCAGAATACCAAAAAATTAGTaacaaaaatcacacaggggagaaaagatttTGTTCAGAATCTGTTAGTTACCAGAaggcattttcatgttcagaatgtgggaaatgttttaataagaTATCAAATCttattaaacatcagagaattcacacagggaaaaagccattttcatgttcagaatgtgggaaatgttttaactggaATTCAAATCTTATTTATCACcacaaaactcacacaggggagaagccatattcatgttcagaatgtgggaaatgttttaaacaaaAATCAAGTCTtgctacacatcagagaactcacacaggggaaaagccatactcatgttcagattgtgggaaatgttttgcagataaatcaaatctttttacacatcagagaactcacacaagagagaagccatatttatgttcagaatgtgggaaatgttttaaacgaAAGTCACATCTTCTTAGacaccagaaaactcacacaggggagaagcctttttcatgttcagaatgtgggagatgttttaaccaaaaatcaactcttgttacacatcagataactcacacaggggagaagcctttttgatgttcagaatgtggaaaatgttttaaccaaaaatcaactcttgttacacatcagataattcacacaggggagaagcctttttgatgttcagaatgtgggagataatTAAAAATCAAATCTTGCAAAACACCAAagagttcacacaggggagaaacccttgACATGTTTAGAATGAGGGAAATATTGTACACACAAATGGGTTATTGTGGGTTAAGGTTagaagccattatcatacctagaaggaAAGAAATGTTTAACTTAAATTATAATTTGTTGACCACTAAAAAATTAACATGGGCTACTCAAAGCCCTGTGGAAGTAGAGTTAATTAAACCATCTAATGCAATTTTTACCTCCCTACTGTCTCCACTGTTTTGTATTCTGGAAGAGGTGGGGTGAAGTGATTCTCTCTTTTTTTTATTGGATTCTATTAGATCCTTGGAAACCCATGCCCCATATTTAAGCCTTGCTAATTGGGAAAAGAGTGACATTTCAAAATTGGTGGTTCTTTTTATAGATTTTCtcgcttaggccttgtgcgcactagaaaatggaattttcttaaaattGCGCTGgcactgaaagatttccgcacccacggaaaaaaaacgcaccgaaatccgcatgcgttttggtgcgttttttccgcgggttggtacatgtgttttgtttgttttaatgttttgtttattgaaccaATAAAAACAGAATGCATGCACATATCACAGAGCTTAGACATTATTAGCATTGCATCTAAACTACCTTACATTAAATCACATTACACCGCCTTTCAAGCGAAATATCGTCTGCTGGATACAATCTCAGATCTATTAAAGGTCATTATATCTGGTAAACAGTGAAAGGCAAGCCATATCATGCCTTGCTCTCATGACATTATAAAAAGGAGGAACAGTTTTAACTTTTTTCTTATtgaaaggagaaagaaaagaaaaagggggAGAACGTACAGAGGAAACCAGAAagtagaagggggggggggggaccactgATGGTTCTGAAAAAGGCCTCTCAGCCCCCACCGTCCACCCCTAGGAAGGGAAATAGAAGATCTAAGAGATTTGAGAAGGAAAGAAGAaatgtgggtgggggggggggggatggagtaGAGAGAGGGTGTTGGTCTAGGGTCCATTCATCATATGTCTATATTCATCAGAACTAGGCCATCATCTCCCTCGGTCCCCTAATGGGGAGGAGAAGACGGCCCAGGCTTCTTTATGGCGTCTCCTGCGCCACCGCCGTCAGAAAGGAAGGTTTAGATTTGTAGTCTTTCCAGGCCTTCCAAACTTGCCCAAAGAAGAATAATTGTTGTCGTGAGAGGGCAGAGAGCTCCTCCGCGTAGTATAATTGGTCAATTTTCAGCAACAGCTGCGATATGGTGGGTATCTTAGTCGTGCGCCACAGTTGGGCAATCAGCAGTTTGCAGGCTGAGCTCACAAAAGACACCAGTTTCGAGTTGGCCTTATCATTAGGCCACAGTGGGAAATTTAGTAGCAGATGCATGGGTTCTGGGCCCTCCCCTTTGTTTGTAAGATCAAGAATTAGCTGGATTGCCATCCTCCAGAATATCTGGAGACGAGGGCACGTCCACCAAATGTGTAGATACGTTCCTCTATCCCCCtcacacctccagcagaggcctgaAGAGGCAGATTGCCAAGTTGCAGCTGTGTCCGGGACTATGTACCATCTCGCAACTACTTTGAAGGAACTCTCTTGAACCCTCACACAACATGAAGGTCCATGTGAAGAACCATAAATTTGGCTCGTTTGGGCGTCAGTAAATGTGGTGTTCAGATCTTTTTCCCACTTCAATATATAAGCTCTTTTTACTACCAATTCCTTTGTAAGTAAAGTGTTGTATAAGCGAGACAAGACTTTTTTAGGAGGCCTTGTTTGCGAGCAAAGTGATTCAAATGTGGTTAAGGGTCTAGTGAGGTTGGACTGTGGCAATAATGGTTGAATTGTGCGTTTTATTGTCATATAGTGGAGGAATGTGAGTTTGGAGAGGAGGGGGATCTCACCCATCTCCTGCCTCGAGACCAAAGAACCGTCTTGTAGGAGATCTATCGCTGGGATCTTTGCATTACTTAGATATGGAGATTTCGCGGTGTTGGCGAGATTCAGGCTGGAGTCTAGTATATCAGAGATTAGGGTAAGAGGTGAAAGAGGAGGGGCCAGGAGCTCTATGTTTCGGTTCCAGTTGTCTAGAAGTGTTCTAGTCAGTTCGTTGGTACAGAATCTTTTATTTCCCTGACAGGGGGGGGCGAATAAAAGAGCTCGTAAGGGGGAGGGGGCCAGGTGTTCCTCTATTGTCGTCCACAGCTTATTCGGAGGGCATCTGACCCAGTCTACTGCTCTAGAGAGGACAGCagctttataatatatggatatgTTAGGGAGTCCCATTCCCCCTTTGTCCTTGGGGAGACATAAAGTATGGAAATTAATTCTTGGTTTGTGCTTGTTCCAGATGTAATTGGAAATTAAAGAATTACACTGAGAAAGAAAAGATTTGGGGACTAGTAtaggtaacatttgaaagaggtataTAAATTTTGGAAGTACGATGCTTTTAACGAGATTTTTCCGGCCTATCCAAGAGATAAAAGGCGCTTTCCATGAGGCCATTTGTGTGGTGAGTTTGGGAAGGAGAGACTTATAATTTAGGTCAAAGAGTGATTTGGGGGATTTCCCTATTTTGATGCCGAGATAGGTAATGTGGCTTTTTGGCCATCTGAATGGGAACGACTTCTGGAGATGTTTGATGACATTGCTCGGGATGTTTAGACTCAGTGCTTCGGATTTAGAGAGATTGATTTTAAAGTTGGACCATTGGCTGTATTCTTCTAGTGTgttcatgaaggcagggaagccTCTTTCCGGTCTGGACATTACTACCAACAAGTCATCCGCAAAGGCGGCAGACTTGTGGTGAATCCCCTGTAGGTTAATCCCCTCAATTCCCTGATTTTGTTGGATGGAGCATATCAATGGCTCCATTACcatgacaaagagtaggggggacaaGGGGCAGCCCTGCCTGGTTCCATTCTTGATGTCGAAGGGGTCAGTCAGCGTGTTGTTTATTTTGATTCTGGCTGTGGGGGACGTGTACATCTGTAGTATTGCATGTATGACAGTCTGGGGAAAATGAAAAGCCTCCAACGTGCCCCGCAGGAAAGTCCAGTCCACcctatcgaatgccttttcggcatccgtTCCCAAGAGCACAAGGGGCAAGCTCCTAGTCCTAGCATATTGCATTAGATGAAGTAAGCGTAGCGCATTATCCTTCCCTTCTCTTCCCCGTATAAATCCGGATTGCTCCGGAGATATAAGGTCAGGAAGGATGTCCGCAACCCGGTTAGCGATTAAACTTGCGTAGATTtttaggtccacattcaaaagcgagatgggcctataacttccACAGCTTTCCGGGTCCTTCCCTTCCTTATGAATTAATGATATGTGGGCTTCCAGAGCTTGTTTGGGAATAGAATCACCCAGAAGTAGAGCATTGCATGTTGCCAGGAGGTGGTCCCCCAAGATATCAAAGAATTTTTTGTAATATATGGTTGGTAGGCCATCTGGGCCCGGCGCTCTTCCCATGGGGCATCTGGACAAGGTGGACTGAACCTCAGCACGAGTAAATGGCTTTACCAGGGATTCTTGTTGTGCTTTGGAAAGTGTCGGGAGGTTTAGATTAGTTAGGTAGTTATGTATGCCGCGTTTCCTCCTATCGTTGTCTGTTGTTGACTCTTCTGGCCGGGATTGATATAGGCTCTTATAGAATTGTAAAAATTCATTTGAAATTTGTGAGTAATCCTGAGTGCGGTGTCCCTGTGGCGTCTTGAGTGTATGTATAAACGTGCGGGCTTGTCTTGTTTTGATTAGTGACATCATAAGTTTGGAGGCCTTGTCCCCATGTACAAATATGCGATTTTTCCAACTTAAGTGTAACTTGGCCGATTGTTTGTTGAGTATGTCTCTCAGTGCCACCCGTTTGGTAGTCAATAATTCTAAAGTCTGCTGAGATAGAGATTTTTTGTGTTGGGTTTCCAAAATGGTTATATCTTCATATAGATTTTGTAAGATTAGTTTCCTCTGTTTATTgaggtgtgaggaaatggaaatcagctctccccttatgaccgctttatgtgctTCCCACAGAAGTGGTGCTTTGACGTCTTGTGTCTTATTCTCCGCAAAATAGTTGCGGAGACAGTCAGAAATACGTTTCCTGTTGTCTTCTGAGGAGAGAACCGACTCATTTAACCTCCATGTACGGTGAATCAGGTATGCCTtctgtagtgtgaaacttgccgtgaCATAACTATGATCAGAGTGTGGCGTAGATTGGATTATTGTGTCAGTGACGTTAGGTAGTATAAACCTAGGTAAAAAAATGTAATCTATCCTGTGATATGATTTGTGGGGGTGTGAGAAGAAGGTAAAATCTTTGGTTGTTGGGTGTTGTAGTCGCCAGACATCAGTCAGGGATAAAGAGAGGAGAGCAGTTTTGACTCGAGAAAGATCCCTGAGTGATATGTGGCTCTTTTTTGAGGTTGAGTCTAATTTTGGTTCCAGGGCtacattaaagtctccaca containing:
- the LOC142312974 gene encoding uncharacterized protein LOC142312974, with translation MSVVRFLTVSLHNQDYTVVKKTSSERCQAPVSEGWGRPLSPITGPPPHPPIHEDINDQKILELTYKMIELLTGEVPIRCQDVTVYFSMEEWKYLEGHKDLYKDDLMEVPQPLTSPGLSSKRTTPERCPRPLLPQDCKQEDPDVPQDHQGEDLTHINTTETYVRGDERCKEEIPTDNRPDDCTRRLEAQLTSSIFKSYDLAVIQDITEMNAAIPDIPSSLHSKDLSSALIKQVLTSESSQTIKKNKCHKNGIKNLSALTAKKPFSASEYQKISNKNHTGEKRFCSESVSYQKAFSCSECGKCFNKISNLIKHQRIHTGKKPFSCSECGKCFNWNSNLIYHHKTHTGEKPYSCSECGKCFKQKSSLATHQRTHTGEKPYSCSDCGKCFADKSNLFTHQRTHTREKPYLCSECGKCFKRKSHLLRHQKTHTGEKPFSCSECGRCFNQKSTLVTHQITHTGEKPF